In the Cucurbita pepo subsp. pepo cultivar mu-cu-16 chromosome LG17, ASM280686v2, whole genome shotgun sequence genome, GCAATATCACTACACTCCGCCGCCGACATATCAATCGTACAACGTTGGACCATCTGCAACGTTGCCGTATCCACCAAACAACGCCGGACCATCAGCAGCGCCACCGTCACCCTATCCACCGTACAACATCGGACCATCAGCAGCGCCACCATCACCATATCCACCGTACAACATCGGACCATCAGCAGCGCCGCCGTATGCAAATCCATATGCCCCACAACCAACTCACGTGCAGGCACGTGCACCGCCGGTTGAGCAACGGTCGAAGccgaagaagaaaaaatcgGTATGGGGATCAGCACTGGGGGTGGCCGGTGCAGTTGCAGTGGGAGTTCTCTCCGGCGTAGTGGGGTCGTCGCTTGAGCTCCCGGCGGGGCCAGATGTCACGGATTTAACGGCTGGATTTCAACCTCCGGATCCAACGGCTCTTGCCCCAACAGATCTCTCGTTCATTAATACGTTTGATCCCGAAGCTTTCAGGGATGCCACTTACGTTGATTACAGTTCGCTTATTTAATTGCTACCTTAATTTTCAATGTCCTNaatattttaagtaaaaaatataattgaggTATGTCGGATCGAGATCCTCAAATCTAGATTTACTCGTGGAAATAGTCATTAAGtataatataaacaattcAGTAGAAAGTAAcccaaatatattaaataaaaaagtctttatttatttatttatttattattattattattattatttgggaTAATATCACAAGTATCTTAAAAGACTTGGTCCANTTAATTGCGAAGGAAAGGGTAAAAAAGACTTTCAATAACGTAAATGTCAAaccaattaataaataataataataattattattattattaattaattggttTGACATTTACGTTATTGAAAGTCTTTTTTACCCTTTCCTTCGCAATTAAAAAGGTCTCAAGcaaactcaaattttcaagcctttagttttttcttctgttcttcttcaGAACAATGGCTCTAAATACAGATCCCATGTGTTTAGACATTAATATAGTTTCAGCCAGAGGCCTTACTGGAGTTGACCCAGCGTCCAAACCCAAGCTATACGTCGTCGTTTCATTCTTCGGCGCCGCGGTGAACCAGCAGAGGGCTCGGACCAACGTGGACAAGGACGGCGGCGGAAATCCTACGTGGAACTTTGCAGTGAAATTCGCCGTCGACGTGGAGGCAGTAAAGCAAGGTATAGAGGGTAGTCTTGTCTTTGCTCTTAAATACGAGGATGGGAGGGGAGACAGAGATTTAGGGGAAGTCCACGTGTCGGTTGCGGAGCTTTTGCAGTCTGCTGGAGATGAAAAATCCATGCGATACGTTGCCGTTTCGTATCCGGTTAGAAAACCGTCGGGAGAGACGGTGGGCGTGTTGAATTTCGAATATAAATTTGGTGGTTCTCCGGCGAGTGATACACCGCCGGCTGGTTTCCCCACGAggtaatataaagaaaatagaaagaaaaataattttttttttttttttaattttattttaatgttgtgTGTTTAAAGAATGAATTTTGACTTCTTAtgtaaatttattgaaaatttcttaaactaattttatattatttagcACTTCTAATTTggaattaatttagatttgagtataattataatagttttaaaattgttaatattagtttttatagaaattaaatttaaaattttaaaactataaattaaattatgggatcaaatttataacaaaatctATAGTAATGTAAcataatcaataaattatttttttatgagatttttttttttaaataatcataGTTATACctaatgtctttttttttacaaaaattaattaaaaatttttaaattactttaaatattttatttcgattttttaactttcaaaattttaaatttaacgttttaattttcattaaatatatattctgaTTCTCAATAAAGTGATAATTGAAATAAGAtatctaaataataaaaaatagtgtCCAATTAAACGAAGTATGaaattccattaaaaaaaaaacaacgaattaaaaagatgatgataaatttgtaatttatttaaagggtattttggtaataataaaattatcaataaatttttttaattactttgtTTATCCAAATCAAATCCATAATAATTCCTTCAAATCTAGCaatgaatttgtttgaaattttgaaaaattaaaaagaaaaaaggaataaaatcaAAGTCAATAAAATTGTGAATTTGTGCATGCAtgagaatatattaaaaggCAACAAATGTCACGTCTGAAAtgcttgaaaaaaatattatttcaaatattcattgaaaataattaaactttttaggattattatctaattaattcaataatgacaaaaaaaagaaaataaataaatagggtatgcaatgttttttttccaattttgtcCAATCAAAGGAATTTATCCTTCATTTCAATGTTTTCTACTTTATTctattttggaaaaagaaaatcaaaatgaaaatgattttctccattccttttattattattttattttttataacataaaaaatagaaaatagaaaatcaaagGTAGATACCAACCCTACCACTAGCCACTAGGTTTGTTCATTAttctcatatatttattttaaataattattgatcataaaaaaaaatgtttgtttaaGGGAAATAATGGGGAATAAATTCATGTTTAGGTAGATACGGActtagttaaattaaaaacattatacCAAATCCATGAAAATATAGAATCATGATAAGAACAATATgtgtaataataatttatataataagcTCGGCTTAATGTATTAATCTatattctaaacttttaatttcgtCAATTTAAACCCGGGACtttaatgaatatttcatcCATGGTTTAATTATCGCTAAGTTTAGttatattgtttaaattttacaataatttttttttttaaatgttaaaaatcaGAAATAAAATGAGATTATATCTTTATTTAACGAGTAACTATTACaatatattgagaataaataaagttcTAGAAGCAGATATAttctatatattaatttaaaaaattcgagAATAATTTTTCGAACACtttaagaataattaattaaaaagaataaacatGTTTAATTAAGaggattattttatttattaaaaagaaaaatgagagattGGGTGGAGTTCTAGGgaagattaattaataatatttattattatttatttatttccttctctatctatatatatatatatatatagttaaaaCAAGCACCAAATTATCCCAATTCAGTTGTCTCAAAATCTTAGAGAGCTTTTTTGTTTAAGAACTCTTAGCTATGTCTGGCGTTTGGGTGTTCAAAAACGGCGTCGTTCGTCTGGTGGAGGACGCCGGAGTGGATAAGGCGGATGGCGGGCAGAGGTCGACGTATCGCCGGAAAGTGCTGGTGTATAGTCCGACGGAGGAGGTGATGACGTCATATGCGGAGCTGGAACAGAAACTGACGGCGTTGGGTTGGGAACGTTACTACGACGATCCAGATCTGCTGCAATTTCACAAGAGATCAACGGTCCATCTCATTTCTCTACCCAAAGAATTCGCCAAGTTCAAATCCATGCACATGTACGACATCGTCGTCAAAAATCGAAACCATTTCGAAGTTAAAGATGCCTAAACCATCTAATTCtcaaatactaataataataataataattacaataaagaacgaaaaaaaaaaaaaaactgatttCCTCGGTGAGATATCTCTTCATTCCCGGTTGCTTGTGAAAAGTTAAAACGATTTGATTTGGAGCTTGTTTGAGGAATAAGCAAGTTGTGCTCTCTATCAGTTCATCCAGACATAAACTTGGAGTTAGGGCCGATTCAAAAGAAATGTTATAACCAATCGTGGACGAATTTTTTGTCTGAAAAGTGATTTGGAGATGGTCAACTTTCACATGAAATAAGGTAAAAGAACGAGcatgtatgatattgttttatCTACGTTTgctaataatttagaaatttagtgTGTTACACGTTTGAAGTCGAGAGTCAATGGTTGTATGCGTGGTTTCAAATGCTTTATGTGATATAGAATTGTTGGTTACTTTGTTTTCGTCACTTGgaatacattttttcttttttctttcgacTTAATCGTGGATACTTTTTTTGATTTAGTTGTGGATCTTGAAACCGAGAGGTTGTAAGTGTTGAATGCAACTCTTTgcgggaaacactcgcactctttattaacaccaatcgagaagagattacaagacactCTCTACATAAGACTATTTTCATAGCTCAATTATTGGAGTTGACGCTATTGTgttagtgatgatattttaacggtaaaaatatattatttttaaattgtaaaattataataaattttactcttaataataattagggaaaaaaaataatttagactCCTGAActtgtataatttttaattaaatttagataaaagttATTGCAATTTTCACTAATTCAAAAAATagccaaaaaaaaagtattttcacaattgttgtttttgtttcaataattataccctaaacataattttcaaacataaaaaacaattctataattattaaacgaaatctaaattattttctgtAATTTTCAACTTCTATATAACAAAAGTATAAtaaacggaaaaaaaaaagccgtagaaaacaaaattttgaaaagtagaaagaaaataaggaaaatatatatttttttaattcattgttACCTTGCAGTTAGTGAAATCGAAGGGAGTATATAGTAAGTGTTTTCTTcctatttatataaatattcttttaattttatattttattttaaaaaatattcttaaattttccagagtttttaataaatattcaaacttaaaaaatattaaaaaataccttaaaatttaaaaagaaaagtaaaaatattttttgcgtttttaaaactttcattaatacttttaatttaaaaaaaaaaatacatataccATTAGTACCACGTTTCAGAAATACTCGTAAACTTTCaagattaatattaaaaagtttgaagataATCTATGAGATGCGCTAAACGGTTtcgtttatatatttaaaatttaaagtaaaagATGTTAATaccacttttaaaatttattgatatttttaaacattagtAATAACGAGAacaacataaattttttttaaagttttaagagTATTCTTTAAACCgggttaaaaatttaagagtattttttaaataaaatactgaTCATTTCtatccaaaaatttaatagtaaaaaatatttattttttattttttagactttttttgaaaatttgatattattgaaactttcagaacaaaatttaaagatatttttattaatttagcctcgaaccaaacaaaattaaaataatagtaattaaaTTCAAGATTTTCATTTAAGTACTACTTAAATTCAACGGTAAAAtacaatagaaaaaagaaaaaataataaataaataaatgcatcCATTCAAACAGAAACTTAcatgtataaaaatatatcaatgtTGAAGAGAAAATGCATTCATCATATAGCTCCCAAGCCATAGAAAACACAAGCCTAAAGGCTAATAAAGGCTAAAGCTTTCCCCTACGGTACAAATTAATTGGTGCAATTGAATCCATGACAAATGGAAACCCAAATTATGAGCACAAGAGCTAACAATATCCCAAGAACAACTAGCTTTATCTTCATGTTCTGATACCACATCTTCCTTCTCAGTTTGGTTCCTTGTCCTCTGTAAGTCTGCGCCTGTCGGACATTCACAAAATGTTGATCATTCTCGAGTCGTTTGTAGAATGTCGTTTGTTTCTACTGATATAAGTAACTTCTTTAGAATGGCAGGGTTCGATCAACTTACCTGATCTCGAAGATTCTCCGTTTTGTCAGCTAGAGTATTGATGTTGTCACCTCTCTCAAAAGCCTGAAAGGATATTAAAAAATCTCATAATGATGCGTTGAGCGAGAAGGCAGTGAGAATCTCGATTTCGTGGAAAGGACAATGAGGAGGCGTAGATGTTCAAGGTGTAAATGATTAGTTCGGTGTCGGGTTTTATCATAAGTCGATCTTGAGCTGACTTTCAGCTTGCAAGAACTAGCAAAAAGGAACTACCCTGAAATGTAAACTGACTACTCAACTCAAACCACCAAAACCGCCAAACCGAAGCTAATTGAAGTAGTTTTTGCGTTTTCATGTAGTTTGAAGCCAACTTCAACCGACAAAAAATGGTCAAACCGCTCGGTTTTGTTTCATTCAATTTACACCACAAAAAGAATCTCTAAGAAGCACATTTAGTTTCATATACACATTAGCTAGTTCTTAGAAGTtattgtaacggcctaagtccaccgctagcagatattgtcttctttaggctgCCACTCCCAGATTTCCCCtcaaaggttttaaaacgcatatgctagggagaggtttccacacccttataaagaatgcttcgttctcctcctcaaccgatgtgagggctcacaatccacccctctggggcccagcgtcctcactggcactcgttcccttctccaattgatgtgggactccccaatccacctcccttccgggcatagcgtcctcgctggcacaccgccagGTGtcttagctctgataccatttgtaactgtccaagctcactgctaacagatattgtcctctttggactttcctttcaGATTTCCCAGTTATCTTACAGTAACTCGATTTTGACTAGGGAAACTCGTGATGATTATCTTTATTCcaaggattttaaaacacgaGATGAAATGATAACTGATAAACATCAAATCCATgttgatatattttgtttacCTTGTCAAGATTCTCCAACATTATACTCTTAACTTCCGATACTTGCGCCTTCACCTTTATCAACTTTTCGATCTCTTCAGCGTGTTCGATGATATACTTCATGTGCTCTTTCATAACTGGTCTGCAAAAAATCCATGGAACTATGCTTCTTCATACAGCTAAGGTAGATATACAAATGCATATTCGAGATAACGTTTTACATGTCTAAACGAACATACCCGAAATCCTTATTAAGACTCTTCGCAACAGCAGTATCGGCTTTACCGCCCCCATATCGTTTCTTAAAGTCAGTTTTCATCCGTTCCAAAAACGATATGGATATCTGCTTACTGAGAGATTCTTTCGCCACAACACAATAAGCTGCAAGACTCCATGAAGGCACCATGTATACAATATTAAAGCAAAAATTCTTACAGCCAAAAGTTTAAGCTACCAAATAGACTAATTCAAAACGCCTtggaaaagaatgaagaaacaaaatctCCACAAATTTGAACTCAGAAACTTCACATTTTGATGCCGTATTTGAAGCTATTCTTAACAAACATTTTACAAGCATTTGCACATTGAGAAGCTGGATTTAGCTATCTCAGAACCGTTTGATTGCATGaacatttttcaattcttgCCTNGCCGTATTTGAAGCTATTCTTAACAAACATTTTACAAGCATTTCACATTGAGAAGCTGGATTTAGCTATCTCAGAACCGTTTGATTGCATGaacatttttcaattcttgcctaattttgagaaacttaaaatgaaatttccgTTCAGACGATGAACAAAGTTCAAACAAGCTTTACCTAAACTAAAAATCCACAATCAATCAGAACGAACACAAAGAAACTCTTCCAAATTCCTTCATTCCGAACGAATTTGAGCAAATTAACAGCAAAAAAATTGGCGTAATAAAAGAAATCCAGCATTAATCAAACTAGATCCAACAAATTTCATCTGTAATTCAACTCCCCGCTCAGTTCCTTGCCGAAAAAGNTTAATCAAACTAGATCCAACAAATTTCATCTGTAATTCAACTCCCCGCTCAGTTCCTTGCCAAAAAATATCGAAAAGGAAGTAAATCAAAACAACTAAGAGAAGATTCAAAGCATTCTTACCATAACCATCTTCGACGAGGAAATTAAAGGTATGATGGTCGCAATTGTAAGTGAACTTATTGTTAGCAGAAGGAAGCTTCTGAAGGCACTGATTCGCAATCGCCGGAAAATTTCCGGTAAACTCGGTAAACTCGGCTAAGATCATGGTTCCTCGAGCCACGAAGCTGTAAATGAACGAGTCTTGACTCATCTTCTTCGAAGCGAATGAGTGAGCCAACTCGGacgaagaagaaacagaggaaaaatCGCCGTTGGGGAACTGGAATGAACTTCGCGTTTGGGAAATGAATAAAAAGGgagtgtttggctttgattaGTTTCCTTTTTTGCGAAGAAAGGGAAATTCTTATATGTCTTTCTCACTTTCATTATTCTCATTAGCGCAAAGATTTAGGGGAAGCgtcaattaattaaacatttggTCCTAAGTTTGCGTAATCCTGTcgtgtttaaaataaataaatcataattacGACCAAATACACTTTTAattccttaaattattttctcttaaataaaatgtattaatttaaatatatacccATTTTACCCTTCAAACTTCGACGGGATACAACGATTCGGGTCTTGTTCATTGAGAGaaaaagtgtttttatttGCATAGGAGTATGATCGAGTCTGAAAATGGTGAAACGTTAGGGATctaattcatattatttaacatgaattctcatttttttttaaaaattactattttgtcCTTCAAAATTCTTGGATCACACAAATCGATTGATGCAGATGGGCTATCTATTCACGTTGAGAtgtccattttaaaaaatggtatcTATTTGCAAATGGGCGTAATCGATATAACTATTGGGTTGTATGCATAAATACATTCTTTCATTAGGAGACATTTTTTTAGGATaggaataattaaataataatatattaatttaactgTAGAACCTTATTTCACAAccaaaagaataagaataaatactttttaatatttgaagtttttaaaataaaataacaatattaaagaaaaacagtAAATAATGATATGcgacaaagaaaataaagtatgtttagaaatatttcaattataaaagtaaataaaaacagctttaaaaaaaatgacgcAAATATATtcgtattattttttactttaaaaaaacaacatacCTACTCCGTATATGATTTTTGAGTAAAACAAGCAAAGAATTGTTTTTCATTTGTCTGacgaaataatatatatatatatatatatatttttggcgTTTTTGATGATCTGATCTGTACGAcagtaaattatttttgtcacCTTGTTTTTATTAGGGAAGaaataattgtaaatattaaaaaaaatgttaatgaggaaccaaaattaagaaattaatgtAAAAGAGTGTATTgtaaaaaggaaatgaaaattagtttatttataacaaattaacgttttttttattttaataatggcaagtaaaaagatttaaattgaaaaattcaaaatcataggaaccaaaataaaaatattccaaaatcatatgaataatatttataatttaattttatcgggtaaaaattaatttatactaaaaaaaaatttaagtcgTATgaggtaaaattttaaactaaccattttattaatttaaattgtgatttttacaaatatattaatttacaatttattcTGGCTTTTATTTGAACAAacttataattatatcaatttttcataattttttttttgataatttttaatttaaaaatataaattaagtCATTTATTAAAGTGGAGAgctaaattaactaattttatcaatatcctttttttttttcaatattaaataattaaaaataagtgtGAGCTGAGATTTGCCTCCATTTATCCTACTGCCGCTCGTTTAACAGCCCGCCAAAATGCTTCTCCACCAAGCCCGTTATCCTTTACTATAAATAACGTCGCAAAGCGAATTCGCTTAGGActtttttgcatttttagaGGATATGATCTCTTAGGCGCTCTCGATCcgacttcttctctttctcctcatTCAGGTTTCCTTCTCTCTTATCAtctgtaatttgatttgtaaATTCGTGTTTAAAATCTGCACTGCGTTTGCATTTTGATCTTATCTGTTTCCGTCGATGTTGTTCCTTTCTTTAGGAAGAGATTGAGATTCCGATTGGCTTGAAATCGCGGTGTTCTACTCGGAAGCTTCCTTGAGTTTGCTGTTCATCGATGTTCTTGTGCACTTTGAAGGATACAAGAAAACAGAGGACGATTCATCGGAGATTCGAGTGAGTTAATTCTTAACCGACTTGAATTTACTTCTTAAACATGTTTGTGAATATGAAGCTACTGAAGCTTGAGATCGGATATTGTGTTTCTaatttatgaatgaaaatttctcGGATGCCAGAAACAAACACTAATTCTGTACAAAGTCGATCGTTCAAACATGCGGTAGTTCACCACGTACTAACGAATTAAATTGAANNNNNNNNNNNNNNNNNNNNNNNNNNNNNNNNNNNNNNNNNNNNNNNNNNNNNNNNNNNNNNNNNNNNNNNNNNNNNNNNNNNNNNNNNNNNNNNNNNNNNNNNNNNNNNNNNNNNNNNNNNNNNNNNNNNNNNNNNNNNNNNNNNNNNNNNNNNNNNNNNNNNNNNNNNNNNNNNNNNNNNNNNNNNNNNNNNNNNNNNNNNNNNNNNNNNNNNNNNNNNNNNNNNNNNNNNNNNNNNNNNNNNNNNNNNNNNNNNNNNNNNNNNNNNNNNNNNNNNNNNNNNNNNNNNNNNNNNNNNNNNNNNNNNNNNNNNNNNNNNNNNNNNNNNNNNNNNNNNNNNNNNNNNNNNNNNNNNNNNNNNNNNNNNNNNNNNNNNNNNNNNNNNNNNNNNNNNNNNNNNNNNNNNNNNNNNNNNNNNNNNNNNNNNNNNNNNNNNNNNNNNNNNNNNNNNNNNNNNNNNNNNNNNNNNNNNNNNNNNNNNNNNNNNNNNNNNNNNNNNNNNNNNNNNNNNNNNNNNNNNNNNNNNNNNNNNNNNNNNNNNNNNNNNNNNNNNNNNNNNNNNNNNNNNNNNNNNNNNNNNNNNNNNNNNNNNNNNNNNNNNNNNNNNNNNNNNNNNNNNNNNNNNNNNNNNNNNNNNNNNNNNNNNNNNNNNNNNNNNNNNNNNNNNNNNNNNNNNNNNNNNNNNNNNNNNNNNNNNNNNNNNNNNNNNNNNNNNNNNNNNNNNNNNNNNNNNNNNNNNNNNNNNNNNNNNNNNNNNNNNNNNNNNNNNNNNNNNNNNNNNNNNNNNNNNNNNNNNNNNNNNNNNNNNNNNNNNNNNNNNNNNNNNNNNNNNNNNNNNNNNNNNNNNNNNNNNNNNNNNNNNNNNNNNNNNNNNNNNNNNNNNNNNNNNNNNNNNNNNNNNNNNNNNNNNNNNNNNNNNNNNNNNNNNNNNNNNNNNNNNNNNNNNNNNNNNNNNNNNNNNNNNNNNNNNNNNNNNNNNNNNNNNNNNNNNNNNNNNNNNNNNNNNNNNNNNNNNNNNNNNNNNNNNNNNNNNNNNNNNNNNNNNNNNNNNNNNNNNNNNNNNNNNNNNNNNNNNNNNNNNNNNNNNNNNNNNNNNNNNNNNNNNNNNNNNNNNNNNNNNNNNNNNNNNNNNNNNNNNNNNNNNNNNNNNNNNNNNNNNNNNNNNNNNNNNNNNNNNNNNNNNNNNNNNNNNNNNNNNNNNNNNNNNNNNNNNNNNNNNNNNNNNNNNNNNNNNNNNNNNNNNNNNNNNNNNNNNNNNNNNNNNNNNNNNNNNNNNNNNNNNNNNNNNNNNNNNNNNNNNNNNNNNNNNNNNNNNNNNNNNNNNNNNNNNNNNNNNNNNNNNNNNNNNNNNNNNNNNNNNNNNNNNNNNNNNNNNNNNNNNNNNNNNNNNNNNNNNNNNNNNNNNNNNNNNNNNNNNNNNNNNNNNNNNNNNNNNNNNNNNNNNNNNNNNNNNNNNNNNNNNNNNNNNNNNNNNNNNNNNNNNNNNNNNNNNNNNNNNNNNNNNNNNNNNNNNNNNNNNNNNNNNNNNNNNNNNNNNNNNNNNNNNNNNNNNNNNNNNNNNNNNNNNNNNNNNNNNNNNNNNNNNNNNNNNNNAGGCAAGCTGCGTAAAAGGACtttaaatcttcaatttttgtttctttgcttCCCTTTAGAACTCGTTCATACTGATGTCTGGAGACCTGGCTCGACTACCTACTACACAAATCTGATGTTGTTCATATTTTGAATCCTTTAGACCTCTTGTTGAAAATCTTTTGTCTACTCTTATTTAAACACTTCGGAGTGACGGGGGAGTTTGTCAATAATTCCCTTGGTTTTTACCTTCTAACTCATGGTATTCAGCATAAAAAAGTTTGTGGTCTGTACTTCGGAACAAAATGGAGTTGCCGAGTGAAAACATAGACATATCCTAGAAGTTACTTCGACTTCAATGACTCAATCTTCTCTTTCTAACAACTTTTTGCCTTTTGCTTTTGCTGCTGCTGTCTTTTTAATCAATCGTCTTCCTGTACCAACtctcaataataaatattcttttgaGCTTCTTTTTCGTAAGCCACTCGATTATACAGTACTTAAACCGTTCGTTGTGTCTGTTATATATACACTTCTTAGGGCCTACACTTCAGCCCAAAAGAACCTGTTTCGTTTTACTTCGTTATCCTAAAGACTTTGAGGGATATCTGTGTTACAACATCTAGACATGTCCACAATGGAACTCTttatcctttcttcttcattttttttttttctctgtacTTATCATCTTCGTTATTCACTTTTTTTCCTCCTACCAAATTACCACTgatgttattaattttgaatttcccACTCTGCTGTTCTTGCTAACACTTCTGCAGCCACTGAGTTGACTAGTGGATCACATATGGTAACTGATGTTTAAGATCCTTGTGTTGATATTGTTGCAACTGATGCTATTCGGCCTGCTCCAGTTAATACTAATGTTTCATCATCTTACTTGCCTCTTGTGCATAGTAATCGTTCTATGAAAACCATATCAAAGCTtagttgctt is a window encoding:
- the LOC111778697 gene encoding protein SRC2-like; translation: MALNTDPMCLDINIVSARGLTGVDPASKPKLYVVVSFFGAAVNQQRARTNVDKDGGGNPTWNFAVKFAVDVEAVKQGIEGSLVFALKYEDGRGDRDLGEVHVSVAELLQSAGDEKSMRYVAVSYPVRKPSGETVGVLNFEYKFGGSPASDTPPAGFPTR
- the LOC111779248 gene encoding flowering-promoting factor 1-like protein 1; amino-acid sequence: MSGVWVFKNGVVRLVEDAGVDKADGGQRSTYRRKVLVYSPTEEVMTSYAELEQKLTALGWERYYDDPDLLQFHKRSTVHLISLPKEFAKFKSMHMYDIVVKNRNHFEVKDA
- the LOC111778271 gene encoding vesicle-associated membrane protein 724 codes for the protein MSQDSFIYSFVARGTMILAEFTEFTGNFPAIANQCLQKLPSANNKFTYNCDHHTFNFLVEDGYAYCVVAKESLSKQISISFLERMKTDFKKRYGGGKADTAVAKSLNKDFGPVMKEHMKYIIEHAEEIEKLIKVKAQVSEVKSIMLENLDKAFERGDNINTLADKTENLRDQAQTYRGQGTKLRRKMWYQNMKIKLVVLGILLALVLIIWVSICHGFNCTN